The genomic window gaaaaccttgtctctactaaaaatacaaaaattagccgggcatggtggtgggtgcctataatcccagctgcttcagaggctgaggcaggagaattgcttgactgTTGCAGGGGGACGGAGGCGGGACGCGGTAGGTGTGGGGaagggggtggaggttgtagtgataTGGATGGCGCcaccagactccagcctgggtgacagtaagactcaaaaaaaaacaaaaaacaaaaaaacaagagccAGAGGTGGAGGTGAGGGTGGGAATTTCACCAACGAACAACTTTGATCAATTCTCTTGACAGGTTTGAAGGGTTGGGTTCAACGAACAATTCTTCGGCTTCCTCAAAAACTGACGTACATAAAGCTTAATAacatcttttataaaatataaggcATGCATGCAAGAGCTGTTCATCTTAAAAGGGACAATGCTTTTATTATGCTTTATATGaatgcttttattaaaatgtttattccaCAGCCTAGTTTTCTAGGGCAGGTGgtcaattaatattaataaaagaaaacccCCATACTCAAATATGCAGGctgtaggttttttatttttttgagaccgagtctagctctgtttcccagactggagtgcagtagcacaatctcagctcaccacaacctccacctcccaggttcaagcaattctcctgcctaagcctcccgagtagctgggactacagatgcacgccaccatgcccagctaatttttgtatttttagtagaaacggggtttcactatattggccaggctggtctcgaactccttaccttgtgatccacctgccttggcctcccaaagtgctaggattacaggtgtgagtcaccacacctggcctacaggttaacttttaagcaaaaatttcaaatatacaaaggAATTGAGAAGATACTCTCCATGGCATATTATTctgacatttaaaataagaaagatccACTGGGGGCAAGGGAAGTACACAAATAAGTCatacgttttgttttgttttgtttttttgttttttttgagacggagtctcgctctgtcacccaggttggggtgcagtggccggatctcagctcactgcaagctccgcctcccgggttcacacgattctcctgcctcagcctcccgagtagctgggactacaggcgccgccacctcgcccagctaattttttgtattttttagtagagacggggtttcaccgtgttagccaggagggtctcgatctcctgacctagtgatccgcccgtctcggcctcccaaagtgctgggattacaggcttgagccaccgcgcccggcctaagtcaTACGTTTAAATTCAGGCTGGGCAATGTCACCAGGACCGAAAGTCTTATAGGAGGAAACTGTTTCCTAGCTGTGTTACTGGCAAAAGCCAGTATCTATTTGGTTCCCTAAAGGATCATTTGGGAGGAGGAAACCTAGTAGCAGTTATTTAAATCAACTGGTATATCATGTTCACTACAGAAAACCTTTCTAAggaggaagttaaaaaaaaaaagcatcacacTGTTGAAGTGCAAGGTTTAAAATTAAGAGTGTTGTACGGTAGGGTTCAGCTAACTGGGGAGCCAAAATACTCAATTTGGCTTAGGACAAAATAAACTGGCCAATTAATCAACAGTAAAAGGAGACAGTGACTAACCtgaacaaaaaaaagttttgtttagttgggttttttttcttttttgggtggAGGTAGACACACTGGAAAAGGTATTCCAGAACACCTGGATCAAAATGACCTTTGCTAAGTCAACTCTAGAAATTGATCAATCACATCTGACCTGGTACACACAAATTTCAGATCTCCTTCTTAGATGAAAGCTAGAACTAGAATTATCCTATAACCAGAAATGTGGGTAAGACACTAAAAGACGGTCAGTATACATTTAGAAACTCCATACTGTAAGATTACACAGGCACATGGAAGAATAAGCAAGATCTTGgtcttgtttaaaaaagaaaagagaaaaagaaaaaatcaagccACATCCTGGAGTTGACAACAAGTGAGCAACAGCAAATGGCCATTAGTGTAATTAACATGTACTGTCTCACGCTTCCCAGTTAAATTTATGGCAGACACTATtaaatttcagacaaaatatatatatttcttttaaatctttacaATAAATCAAGATGTAGAAGCTTACATAGggcacatttttgtttatttaggtaCTCAATTCCATCTCCCTTGGATGCAAATAACCCTGGTGACAGTGTGTACAAAgtcttctctttgctttctataattttaaagtaacacATTTGACTGTATTTAAGTCTGTGCAAATAATCCTTCAGAAGAAATATCCAAGATTCTGTTTGCAGAGGTCATTTTGTCTCTCAAAGATGATTAAATGAGTTTGTCTTCAGATAAAGTGCTCCTGTCCAGCAGAACTCAAAAGGCCTTCAAGCGTTCAAGAAGTGTAGTTCAGATAAGACTCGGTCATACGAATTCCAGCTTCCCGTGCCCACTGTACATGCCCCAGTGAACGAGCGAGAGGATCTTATCATTGCTGAGGTCTGCTTGTCTCATTTTATCACAGGTCAGACAGCAGTTCTCGTGCCCACTGACCGGCACCATGCATTCCAAGTCTAACTTTGCAACCTGCCCCTTTTTGGAATGGTGTCCGTGAAAGCTGTAGTGCAAACGGGAGAGCATCTGTTGCCGCTGATCCTGCAGCCTCTTGTTTTCACTTCTAAGCATCCTCAGGGCCAACATAATAAGCAACACTAAAATCAGCCCTCCAGCAATGGGCACGGCAATGACTGCGGCCCGGAACCACAACTCTTTGGAAGAAGTCAGCTCCTGCACCTTGGTGATAAGGTTTCTGCTACCATCATGCTGATACCTGTTTCCTTGTCCTAAAGGAGTACAAAGAAAATGATCAAACTCCATGTTAACTCCTCCTAGGGATATATTCATAATCATCAATTCATTTTATCCAGGAATTCCATTAAAAAGCAGCTTACAATTAAATCAACGATATTTAGAAAACATTGCAAAACTATCTAAAGAAGCTTACAAACGCATTTGTTTACAGACTGTCATTACTGAGATGTAATGGCCTTTTAATGTcttcaaaatgttgaaaaaacaggcaaaacctATTATGTAGACAGACATCTAATGCTCAGGCAGACATAAAAGCCACTCAATCAAGATGCATCTTTGTATCCAGCCAGGCTTCTCCCTCTGGTGTCTCTAATTACATTAACAACAAAATCAATAGCAGACACACGAAGTCGTGGCTGTCACAAGTCTATAGATCAGGCAGGCATTCTGGTTAGAAACGGCTTCTACCTACCTGAGGCCTCACCCTTGGGAGGAGAGAGAACATCATGCAACCCTCTGTAATTGCACATGTCTTCATGACAGCATTCCAatgtgggcatggtggtgccagAGTGGTTTCGGGCCTGTTTGGCTTGGCAGATGTCTGCCGTGCTTGCAAGAGAGTCCAGGCAGCCATGGGTGAGTGGGGAATTTGAGTTCTGAGGATCAAGAAGTCTAGAGAAGCAGGCACTGAGCTCAGATTTACACATATAACCAGTGGCTACACAGTGGGCAGCATCACAGTAGCATCGAATTTCACCTGAAAACAATGAGAGATCACGTCAAACTCTGCTCCAGAAACCAGATAAAGCAACTATTTAGGCAGCTGCTAAATCCCATATTCAAAGGCACGGAACTTTTAGATCATCCAAGCTCAGGGCTCCAGTCCATGGAGCCTGGAGAAGCCCTTCCCTGCAGCCAGTAGGTAAGTTTCAATCCAGTTAAATGTACTTTTGGCAATGTAGTAATCCCAATAGCAGGTTTCTGAGGAGTTTAGagagtcattttaaaaaaacttgctTTTTGAAGGAAATAGTAATGAGTATAATTTCTCCTACCATAACGTAAATCacgttatttattcattttaacccTACATGACCATACAACATAAAATGCTAGGCTTTTTGATTTTGTCAGTATAAATATTTGATCGGAACTACTGAATTGTTTACTATCCCACAGGACTGTGCCAAGAGTTAAGAGCTTTAGCTAACACCTTATAAAGTTATTAACTAGAAACACAACAATCTAGAAATTGCCCAGGTCAGGAGgttttaaaactatgaaactaggCAGCTATTTGCAACCTCTCTAGAAAAGGCAAACTTTTTGCCTATAAAGATCTTTTCATGCAGAGGAGCTTTTAGTCAGTATATTGTAAAACAGGAACTAGGCAGTTTACAATTAGTGGTTTACTTGCCAAAGTCAATTTCTTTCAGCCCAAATGGAAAGTCATAAAAGGTGGGGGGAGTATAAAACTGCAAGGCtaacttctcctcctcctcctcacaaGTTTTACATGTAATTTGACATGTGATCTAAAAGGGGAAACATTGAAACTGAAAATCCTCTGCTGGTTGAATGAAAAATCCTTAAGGAAACCTCAAATTTTCTACAGGAAGTGATTAAAAGTTTCCtttataaaaacttattttgtgAGTTGCATGGCTCGGTTCACATTTTGTCACAGGGCAAGATTGGAGGCTTTAATATCAGTTTCTAGTTGAAATAATCTGGGTCTTAAAGTTATCACTAATACGATATCTACCTAGTGGACCCTGGTCGCTGTCACATGCCACAGCAAGTAAACTGAACTAATGCACGAGCCTCTTCCAGTTTCCCGTCTGAAGATCCGAAACCTCCACTCTGAAATTAAACACCAGGATCTGCTGTTTTACAAACCTCTTCCCACCCTTACCTTTCTTCTTCCCCCTCTCTCTGATGCCGAGTAAGGTGTCTCATTTAATTATCTGTCCAAATTCCAGACCACGGTATGGTATGCTCTGCTTTCACCGGACACTGCCAGTGCTTCGGTTCTAAAAAAAACCAGCCCACTAAACACAGATCTTTAGCAACCCCTAACAGTCCAAAGCTGGGGTTCTCGCTCCTAAATCTGCACTCGCCATCCTGAGGTTGGGCCCAAGTTCCTTCTCTGCTTCAAGAACCTCGCTTTGCAGAATCACTTCtctgctctttctcctcctcGCTCCAAGCTCACTTTATTTTCCACATAAAGCTCACCAGTCTTCTGGGGTGATGACTACATATTCCTAGTTTGACAAATTCCATATACagatttaaagtataaataaaacagattaaaagCCCATTTTGACCCTATTAGTTTCAGACCTTGTACAGAAAAGGAAGACTGAATACAAGTAAAATGCTGCTTAAATGTTTATGAGAGcctatttaaaatactgtattttcaatgaCCTAAAAACAGCCTAATAAAATTTTGACAGGTAACTGGGAAAGttctaactactttttttttttttaattggagccACATTTTAAGCAAGGAGAATGGACTTTTGTACCACTGTATTAAAACTATATTTCTGTCGTTCATAGTTTCTTCCTGTGGCATGCAAAAGGCCAGAAAGGGGACTGGTATTTTGAAACTGTGGAACAATGCCCTTCTGTTTCTGCCCCCTTCTCGTTACTGTATGTAGTGATTAAACAAAAATGTCTGCTTTAGTCAAGATGGCTACAGGAGAGACTGCTGGCTTCTTTTAAAGCTTTTGAAGTCCGCAGCCGTCAGAAATCTCTGATCCCCTAATTATATCATTATCAGGCACATAGTTTCGGTATCTGTGACTTCATGTCAGCCTCAGTCCCTCCCTGTTCTGCCCGCCTTTGATAGGGCCAGGAGGCTCCCCTCTGCAAGCTGTAAGGGCTGTTATTTAGGGTTAATTACACCCTtccttccaaaataaataaatactgtagCACATCATCCTCGCTGGGCTAACTTATGCTTTAACCTCATGCCTGCTACATAGCAATTAGAAGTAGGGGGCTGCAAAGGCTAAACAGTGcttcctacttaaaaaaaattatctgttcaCAGAACAGTAGGTAGATTTCATAGCAGGGAGGTGAGGGGAACCTTGAAATTCAGAGGAAGTTCGGGTTATTTCTATCTAAAAGGTGAAAGCCTGCAGAGGAAAGAAGGAACTGACCCGctgcctttgcctttttttttttttttttttttttggtcttgtttgTAAAATATGAGGTGAGTAGGAAATGAGACGCTGACAGAGCCTACTCCTCCTGGCTACTGAAAAGCAACACAACACACACTCCTGCACACCTCGGACACCTTAACTCCCAGGGAAACCCAAACACTCGCTCGCACACACTCAGAGAGACTtacgcagagacacacacagagactcaGATACACATTCAGAGATACAAAGACACTTAGAGACAGACATAGAAATGCATTCAGAAAGACACTCAGGGTCACAGAGATACATTGAGAAATACAGAGACTCAGACACATTCAGAGACACAAAGACTCAGAGACACAGAAATGCATTCAGAGATAAATTCAGAGACATACTCAGACAGAGATACACTGAGTGATACAAAGGTTCAAACACACATTCAGTGACACAACACTCAGAGAGACACAAATGCTTTCAGagatactgaggctcagagacacaCGCACAGAAATACATCCTGAGGCACTCACACAGACACGCTGCGGGCAAGCGGCAGCTACGGGCCGGGGTCTGCGATTCCTCCCGGTCGTCCGGGCCCCCAGGGTGAGGAGGCGGCGGCGTCGAGCCGAGACTCCGGCCTCGCTCCCCGCTGGGCTGCAAACGCGCCACTCCCCGCAGGCAGAGCCAAGAGGACCCTCTGATTATCGACTGCCCTGAGATCGGAGTCCGCATCCACGCGCCAGGCCACCGCCGCGACTTCTAAGAACACAGTAACTTGTCGCGACCTGCGGCTCCGGCGCGGGAGGGAGCCTCGCCCACCGCTAACAAAGCCTCTGCAGCGGGCTCC from Theropithecus gelada isolate Dixy chromosome 9, Tgel_1.0, whole genome shotgun sequence includes these protein-coding regions:
- the BAMBI gene encoding BMP and activin membrane-bound inhibitor homolog, which encodes MDRHSSYIFIWLQLELCAMAVLLTKGEIRCYCDAAHCVATGYMCKSELSACFSRLLDPQNSNSPLTHGCLDSLASTADICQAKQARNHSGTTMPTLECCHEDMCNYRGLHDVLSPPKGEASGQGNRYQHDGSRNLITKVQELTSSKELWFRAAVIAVPIAGGLILVLLIMLALRMLRSENKRLQDQRQQMLSRLHYSFHGHHSKKGQVAKLDLECMVPVSGHENCCLTCDKMRQADLSNDKILSLVHWGMYSGHGKLEFV